A genome region from Lactobacillus sp. ESL0791 includes the following:
- a CDS encoding PRD domain-containing protein → MGLSLRKKREHYPVVMVKQTVGGFHLKVVKKLNNNVIIAFKDGNQVVAFGKGIGFNLKGGETIPDDKVDQIFWSKQPVHSDEFDALLKNTRAEYFEICNEIVKEAQKELKQTFDGNFYFALLDHIKMAVKRFLDGVELPNLMLGDIRRFYPQEYQVGLKSLAIIAKYLKIELPEDEAGFITFHIVNYEDGSKQVGAQKAVTLIREVSNIVKYELLLDIDENSFEYQRFLTHLKFFSQRLLSSAEVTDEQVDPKIYEYVKTAYSESFACAKKIEEFISKKYHKKISKSELVYLTVHIHKIYTSAKK, encoded by the coding sequence ATGGGATTGTCATTGCGCAAGAAGCGTGAGCATTACCCTGTAGTAATGGTTAAGCAGACTGTAGGTGGATTTCATTTGAAAGTTGTTAAGAAACTAAATAATAATGTAATCATCGCCTTCAAAGATGGAAATCAGGTTGTTGCTTTCGGTAAGGGAATTGGTTTTAACTTAAAAGGCGGAGAAACGATTCCTGATGATAAAGTTGACCAAATTTTTTGGAGTAAGCAGCCAGTTCACTCCGATGAATTTGATGCTTTGTTGAAAAATACCCGGGCTGAGTATTTTGAAATTTGCAATGAAATTGTTAAAGAAGCTCAAAAGGAATTAAAGCAAACCTTTGACGGCAATTTTTATTTTGCTCTCTTGGATCATATCAAGATGGCGGTCAAACGGTTTCTTGATGGAGTTGAACTTCCTAACCTAATGTTAGGTGATATTCGTCGCTTTTATCCGCAAGAATACCAAGTGGGACTCAAGTCGCTGGCAATTATTGCTAAATATTTAAAGATTGAATTGCCCGAAGATGAGGCTGGTTTTATTACCTTTCACATTGTGAACTATGAAGACGGCAGCAAACAGGTTGGCGCGCAAAAGGCGGTTACCTTAATTCGGGAAGTTTCCAATATTGTTAAATATGAATTGTTGTTAGATATTGACGAAAACAGCTTTGAATACCAACGGTTTTTGACGCATTTGAAATTCTTTTCGCAGCGCCTGTTAAGCTCTGCTGAAGTTACGGACGAGCAGGTGGACCCGAAGATTTATGAATATGTTAAAACTGCTTATTCCGAAAGTTTTGCGTGTGCGAAAAAGATTGAAGAATTTATTAGCAAGAAGTATCATAAGAAAATTTCCAAGTCCGAGTTAGTTTATTTAACAGTTCATATTCATAAGATTTATACAAGCGCAAAAAAGTAA